TTGTATTTTGCCTGCTCAGTCTGCTTATTCTGATTACCATTGGGCTATTCTACAAAGAGTTTAAAGTAGTTTGCTTTGACCGCGATTTTGCCCATGTCTCCGGCATCCCGGTGCGCCTTATAGAGACCATTCTTGCCTCAGTCATCGTGCTGACGGTGACTATTGGCATTCAAGCCGTAGGGGTAGTGCTTATGGCTGCACTCCTCATCGCTCCGGCAGCCGCAGCAAGCTACTGGACCGACAGTCTTAAAATCACGCTTGCTGCTGCAGCCAGCATAGGAACCCTTGGCGCAATAAGCGGGGCCTTTATTTCTTTTGTGGCACCCTCCATGCCTACAGGCCCCTGGGTTATCCTTACCCTGTTCGGACTCACCCTACTATCTATGGCTGTGGCTCCCCGAAAGGGATGGTTGCCTCGCTGGCTCAATCAGCGCAGCAACCAAAAAAAAATATTACGCGAAAATGTCCTCAAGCTGTTTTACAAACTGGGTGAAAAAGATGGTGATTTTGAAAAATACAGAATGCCTGAAGAACTTCTATCTCAAAGAAACCTTAACCCTAAGGCACTCCAGGCAGCTCTCCGTGCATTGCGCAGACGATCCCTGGTAAGCCGACAGGAGAACCAGTGGCGTCTTACGCCCGATGGCATTAAGACCGCTCAGCGTATCATTAAAATTCATCGGCTTTGGGAGCTTTATCTGAATAAACATTTACATATCGCTGCAGACCATGTGCACAATGATGCAGAAGCCATTGAGCACATCATCACCCCGGAGCTGGAAGCCCAACTGGAACACATGCTCTCCTACCCCGGACAAGATCCTCATCAAACCCCAATCCCCTATTCTTCTGACCTCAAACACAAAGAATGAGCGCTTTTTGGATCATACTAACCGGATCACTGGTAGCTGTCACCTGCAGCCTGCTGGGGTGCTTTCTGGTGCTCAGGAAAATGTCTATGATGGGTGATGCTATCTCGCATGCCGTGTTGC
The Chitinophagales bacterium genome window above contains:
- the mntB gene encoding manganese ABC transporter permease: MDALLEFFSFTNPNVRYVTLGMMLLGISSGIAGTFAFLRKRTLVGDAISHAVLPGICLAFLLSGTKQTPILLAGAFATGWLSLLVIDVITHRTTLPVDAAIALTLSVFFGIGIMLLTAIQKTGKAAQAGLDVFLFGNAASLVGHDLLVFCLLSLLILITIGLFYKEFKVVCFDRDFAHVSGIPVRLIETILASVIVLTVTIGIQAVGVVLMAALLIAPAAAASYWTDSLKITLAAAASIGTLGAISGAFISFVAPSMPTGPWVILTLFGLTLLSMAVAPRKGWLPRWLNQRSNQKKILRENVLKLFYKLGEKDGDFEKYRMPEELLSQRNLNPKALQAALRALRRRSLVSRQENQWRLTPDGIKTAQRIIKIHRLWELYLNKHLHIAADHVHNDAEAIEHIITPELEAQLEHMLSYPGQDPHQTPIPYSSDLKHKE